The genomic interval GATTGTGAGTGAGTGATTTTGCTGACAACTCATAAGTGGTAACTTGTGGCTCCACATGCCGTTGGAACCAAGTATTGTACTTTCTGTGAAATCTCCACGATTGCTCCTTTAGTTCTCTGGCACTTAAAAATTGCTGGTATGTATTCTACGAAAGCAACAGAAAATGCCAGGAGCAAGAGCAAACAGGTTAGAACTCATTGAAAGTTTCTAAAGGCAGGCAAGGCAGAtgaaaacaattgaaaaaaaaatatatggaaatTTACTTGCTGATAGTAGAAAGCAAAAAACAAAACCGTAGATAATGAATCGCCACCCATTCTTTCCCAAAAGGCAGGATTTGATACTACAGGTGCCTGAATTTGCGGGAAGCTGGCAGGGGTGACTGCAGGGTGCTTCTGAACATAACACATGACAAAGAAGTTAGAACAATACGCCAGAATATTTTGTTCATAACAACTCTACCGAAATGATCTTACTGGAATATAATTTTTGACTCGCTCTGAGTCCTTTGGTTGTGGAAGCCTATGGTAAGCAGCTTCGAGCATTGCAGATTATAAAGCAGATCATGACTAGTACTTGCAGAAGCTACACTGAGGTTATCACCTATTGCACCAAGATGATCAGATACACTCCTCCGGCCAATAACACCAACACCAGATGATGACATGCCAGGTTACAAAGACTGACCATCTGGTAGATCAGGGTCTCTAGATAGTTGAGTGCCTTCTGTTATGGATGCTGTGTTCAAATATAATGAGTTAagcaaaaaatgaaaaaaactaagATACTTTCATCATTAATCTGAAACATTGCTCTTCTAAACGGTTCAGACACCTAGGCAAAACAAATTGTAGAAGCAGGGATAGTGAACCACAAAGCCCAGACAagggaaaaataagataaagaTAGTGAACGATGAAGTACGCAATATTGTTTCTGCAAATCTGATAGATCATATATGAACAACATCTCAATGGTACTCAAAAAGCCAAAAATCCTCAAACTGAAAAATTCTCTCAAAGTCAGAAATCTTCAAACTGAAAAATTCTCTCAAATACGTCTACCCTTACCCCTAGCTGGAGGATCTAAAACCCAAACATCTTCAGAATAACGCACATTACTTTTTCTAATCCTATTACTAGTCCTACTAGTACTTCTTTCTACATTggcttcatcttcatcttcattggaCCCTCCTTCATCAAATGAGGATACGCCTCTAtctcctaattaaaaaaaatacatcagaTTCAATACGAATAGTGTTAGAAAAGATCTGTgaaacaaagagagaaaaaatataccatCAATCTAACCTCCAGGCCTAT from Oryza glaberrima chromosome 3, OglaRS2, whole genome shotgun sequence carries:
- the LOC127766351 gene encoding uncharacterized protein LOC127766351; amino-acid sequence: MLEAAYHRLPQPKDSERVKNYIPKHPAVTPASFPQIQAPVVSNPAFWERMGGDSLSTVLFFAFYYQQNTYQQFLSARELKEQSWRFHRKYNTWFQRHVEPQVTTYELSAKSLTHNLWKKTAKSDGCRNSNSSLTKLEFRETKNRVKQSVCAA